The nucleotide sequence GAGTCATTCGCCAGATCAACAAGCGGGTCGCGACCATGGGGCTCAATCGCATAACCATATGCAATCTTCAAGATCACAGCACCGGCTTCCCTACCCTCAGTCAGTGACACGAGCCACATACTTTGGAATACGTAGTACGGCATACGTCCGAATATGCTGCACCAGATCCTCCGGGCGATGTAACACCCGCAGCAGAAACCGCCGGATCTCTACCTCCTGCAGCGGGTTGAAGCGTGCGATCGCCGTCTTGGAGCCGAGCACTCGATGCATCGCTTTGCGATAGGCGCGGAACCTGTCCGAGTACGTCTGCATGGCCAAGATGTGTTCCCAGCCCACCCTACATTCACCATCAGTTTGCTTTTTAAGGAATTATCGGGGCTCGGTGAAGTCGACATTTCGCAGGCAAAGACCATACGCGGTCGCGATGAGTAGATTGCCGAGCGCTTCTCCATCAGATCGAATGCCATTTGGGGGTCATTAAGAATGACGATCGTTTGGCCAACAATGGTAATGGAGCTGATTGGGCCTATCAATTGGTTTGTGATGAAGAATTAGAGATTTTTCGTATATTAGCCAAGGCGTGAGCCTACCGTAGAGCTTCTTGAACTTTGCCCAATGCTTCCAATCCTTCTCCCCCGGCGGCGGCAGATCCCCAATGTTCCCAATGAGGGGCATCC is from Aspergillus chevalieri M1 DNA, chromosome 8, nearly complete sequence and encodes:
- a CDS encoding uncharacterized protein (COG:Q;~EggNog:ENOG410PG34;~InterPro:IPR001128,IPR036396;~SECRETED:SignalP(1-25);~go_function: GO:0005506 - iron ion binding [Evidence IEA];~go_function: GO:0016705 - oxidoreductase activity, acting on paired donors, with incorporation or reduction of molecular oxygen [Evidence IEA];~go_function: GO:0020037 - heme binding [Evidence IEA];~go_process: GO:0055114 - oxidation-reduction process [Evidence IEA]), which gives rise to MGLFSFANVLLGLAALYVLKKLLSPKRMLAPLPPGPKGMPLIGNIGDLPPPGEKDWKHWAKFKKLYGPISSITIVGQTIVILNDPQMAFDLMEKRSAIYSSRPRMVFACEMVGWEHILAMQTYSDRFRAYRKAMHRVLGSKTAIARFNPLQEVEIRRFLLRVLHRPEDLVQHIRTEAGAVILKIAYGYAIEPHGRDPLVDLANDSMEKFSIAGTPGTWLVDIIPFLKQLPTWFPGMEFKKTANAWRRTLLTTIEKPYLLVREQMRRDNYSPSYLASLLEGVSDKWTPEKELVAKWTAGSL